A single Dermacentor albipictus isolate Rhodes 1998 colony chromosome 3, USDA_Dalb.pri_finalv2, whole genome shotgun sequence DNA region contains:
- the rtv gene encoding UPAR/Ly6 domain-containing protein rtv, which yields MFSTGASKRRLGLAPLSLAAMLAVVLLPSLVEGRRTSHCYVCRSRGQLGDCRDPFPYNETTVEGVRGVEASPCASKWCGKLVEGRDEDFDLATERMCLQRPPDDLEERCAETLYQNRRVYMCFCRGDLCNGAHRTAASGTAAVVFALASAWAIRCALQL from the exons ATGTTCTCCACCGGAGCCTCGAAGCGCCGACTAGGCCTCGCTCCGCTGTCACTGGCCGCAATGCTGGCCGTGGTTCTGCTTCCATCGCTGGTCGAAGGCC GTCGTACGTCGCACTGCTACGTGTGCCGCTCTAGGGGCCAGCTGGGCGACTGTCGGGACCCGTTCCCCTACAACGAGACCACGGTCGAAGGCGTTCGTGGGGTCGAGGCCTCGCCGTGCGCCTCCAAGTGGTGCGGAAAGCTCGTCGAAGGACGGGACGAAG ACTTCGACCTTGCCACCGAGCGGATGTGCTTGCAGCGACCCCCGGATGACCTGGAGGAGAGGTGCGCCGAGACTCTGTACCAAAACAGACGAGTCTACATGTGCTTCTGCCGGGGAGATCTGTGCAACGGGGCCCACAGGACTGCGGCCTCGGGCACTGCAGCCGTCGTCTTTGCTCTCGCATCGGCTTGGGCAATTCGCTGCGCGCTGCAGTTGTGA